The genomic region aggtaggataagaattataccatcaaaggtagccacctatatCGAGATTTGCCAATTATCCTTGCCGACACGAAAAACTCAGCACTAAAACCTGGGgggggcgaaaaataagggtgagtggccctgaaaataaagttttataaaaaccttttgaaaacattataacccctcgccgtaaaacatgtatagtttctagaaaatcatactacatataggtatgaaatcaaatgcaaatcaacAGTAAATTCAGAAGTATGCCACATCACAATATCTCAACAGTTTTATAAGTAAAATCAGGTGTTCAATCAATCTTTACTAGCACACAAGTCTGAGTCACCTAATGTAACCGGTATGACTGAACtgatgctcatcaatctatgctagcacacaagtcagagttgcctaatgcaacatgtacgacaggactgggtgtaatcatatatacgctcaagtgctacaatcacttgaagactggcgctattcacggtcacctacgagtcggagttgcctaatgcaacttgTACAACAAAactggcacctacttggattcaaggtgagcgtgcggtgtAGAGGtaaacatacacgtgaaagactggcttTGGCCTTGggcgagcactaacactggggtgcagCAATGAATAGCAGACTAcataaatataagcatgccataaCGATacaataattctagtcaacataatatcATTCATAGCTATAGGTATAATCATGGCATCGATAAACATAAGCGTATttgtgcatcccgtaggatttaTGATCACTTCGTAATTTTCCATTAtttcgctaattcttataaGCATTAGTCTAAGTTAGGCATATGTAGTAAATTCTCTTTCaatatataaatggaaactaacaaatatgtatatactatataaaaagaaaagatccactcacaaTTACTTGCGAGGTCGCAGCTGTTTGAACTAGGCTAGCCGAAGTCTCCAATAGTAATCGTACCTGAGCATAATATTGGAACCCATTagtaaaaatttatcaaaaggTTTGATTTTGGAGAAACGGACGGCGAATTTAGAATCAGCGTATCGAAATACGCTAAGGAGGGTTTCGAGCAAATTTCGTAAAAAATCAACGAAAAGTCAACGATCAACCCTTCGGTCAACTacattaaaactttaaaatttcactaaatggatgtcaaaaaatGGACTCGAgatgtcgaaattagcctaggagggtttTCCGAGAAATTTCTGAAAAAGTTAACTTAAGGAATATTCCAAAGAATGTTCTCAGAATATTCCAGCCCATTACAGAAATTAGGCCGCCCTGGGGCAAAAGCTATATGATTGACAGAAGAGCATTACGAACATGTATTTGAATGATTGAGTTTGTGATAtagaaaatttcataattttgacGATGTTGTCCAAGAGGGTACTACGTGAGCGCGATTGAGGCGCTAATTGGATGATTTATACGTATTTCCCAATGAGGGGCAAGATGTTAATATTGCACCCTCGAGAATTTGTTGGTGCTTATTGAGACAATAGTGAGTTGTCGATATTGCGGGCTACAGACCGTAATatcaataacttattcgttgggttcgttaagcaagtagACAAGTACGCCGTccacattattattttttttatttacctaTTTATTGTTTGGGCTTAACCCAAAGATACCACACACTCATCTTCAGAGTATGTGATGCTACGACTGCGTAGGTGGAAAACTTTCtattttcaatgttaatttcaatacgaTTACTTTTACTATACGTAGtaagtatattttggaaactctacttgttttacggtgaggggttacaATGTTTTTagaaaggtttttataaaactttattttcaggcccacttacccttattttttgcccctccaggttttagtagctgagctttcTTATCGAccaggattcttggcaaatcttcgTGTAGACGATTGCCTTCGATGGTACAATTCGCAATCCATTCTACTATACTTCACTTATACTCTgacgtcacgtgtgaaatgggttcattcccgctcaccagcgcactcttatatttaggcacttttaagtttaagtttattcacattttccacatcactacactttatggctttgtcaccttctaggtgttggccagcacagctcgattcagagtcctagtggacattcagGGTTAAGGTGTGTCAACTACTGTGTGAATATGCCCTCCAATAACTACCAACAATATCCAATCATCATCAGTTGCTAACTTCTTACCCTTTAATTGGAGAGGCCCGAGAGGGCATCCACACTTTTTCATTCCGGAATTTTTTCTATCTTCATACTTTATGTCATTTTAAGGAATTCGGCTTACATGTTGTCCATTCTTTTCACAATCCAATGTAAGTCTAGGAATTCCGTAACTTTTTTACATTCAacctattattattataaatctTTTAAGGCGCTTATAGGTCTTTAACAATTAAGAAAACTTGATTAAAAAGTGGGTGAGGAAATAAGACATTAGGGTGGGAAAAACATCACTCTAATTCATATGTGCAAGAGAAAAGAACTTTTGAACGGCAATGAGTTCATGAAGAAAAGCCTAATCATTATAACAATTTATCACTTGCAATTAGCTATTAACTTTTGCCATTTACCTTTGAGCTATCAACTTATTAcacttattatatatatatatatatatatatatatatatatatatatattataagcACTTACTTTTTTATATGACAAGTATATATGGGATAGAATCAAGggacaaatttttttacaaatatttttacacttctttTGAACCTTTAGATTAAAGCTATTTTAATGGTTAAGATTGTACTGGTTTATTTACTAATTCAATTTGTGATatgaaaggaaattaatttcattaattgtgaaaatttattattagtgtttctctctcctctgtATATCTTAAAAGATTTAACGCCATTAAATCTTAGACATTTAGCAGCAAAGTATATAGAAATTACTTCGACCAACTAGTTTGCAAGCGGCGGCTTCCTtcgaaaaaaaacaaagtatgAGCATTGTTGATCTAAATACAGGCGATGGTCATTAGtttaatttggagcattttggtgTTGTTTGGGTTCATGGTGGTGGTGCCTGTAATTCCTCCATTTCACCCCAACTCCAAAACgtgttttaaaataaaaaattgtttgtgTTTGTAATCTAAAATTTGATCTTTTATTTATCCTCAAATATCTAaagattagaaaagaaaataagatatGTGACTACAAGAACTCCATGAATCATACAAGTTGAATCCCATGTCATTTGGACTCTCTTCctatttcttccttcttctccacACCATCAGAAGGACTAGGTAGGAATAAACCCTTTTTATTTTCGAATTTGAAGAcatgagaagagagagaaatccAAATTTTATCATAATAGTTATCATTATTGCAGGGGTATATTTGTATAATTTCCTTTCTTATTTCAAAATAGTTAATAGACCAATgcaattctaaccgttaaaaTGGGTTTGATCTAAGGGCTTAAATGGAGTATAAAAGTATTTGTCAAAATCTTTATCCCTTGATCTTAtcccattatatatatatatatatatatatatatatatatgcatatttttattattcACTCTATCAtgagtataatatatatatatatatatatgtatatacctgttttttttttataataaaaataaaatattttcatgTCAAGTAATAACTTTTACTCGAAACCATTATCTATTGTGAGcgatttattaattttttcagGTCGCCAATAATATCTCCTTTTGTGTTGACTTTAGCATGTTAAAATGCCCAATTTGTAAAAAGTGGGATATTTTGTGAGCAATTTCGATTCCAAAAACTCAAGATAATTCAAAGTCAGATGGTATGGGATGAGGTGAAAATAGTGGATAGATCCCAAATTCGACACTTTCAACAACTATCAGAAGACAGAGGTTTTATTTTGGGTTTGGTGTCTACCAATGACTTACATATCTAGAATTAACTGTGTTTGGTCCCTCCTATTAATGCACACGAAAACGACTCAGTTTCATGATTGCCTCTCTAAATATCATATATAAAACTAACTCTTCTAATTTACATCTTTGCCAAATTGAAAAAACTATACCAAacgtttaccaaaataattgcCGTGAGTCTGACCTGACAAGTCTGTGTATTGGGCGATCGCAGATTTGTCATTTCAGTGATATCTCAAATCAATCAAAAGATTTCAAGTACAACGATAACATCATAAATTTATCAATATTTTaacaaattcacatgcatattgCCAGAAATTCTTAATAAAATTTCTGTATGTTATTTGGTGCTCACTAATTAACAATATTGTTATATATAGTGTCACTAATCCGACCTCGAAATAATCTTTGCAAAGAGCCTCGAAAATgtcaaaagtaaaaataaaacttgtgtCGTGGCTtgtgaaaacaaaggaaaacagcGCAGTCAACGGAACGGCGCGACACAAGCAAATGCATCTCTTTCGGAGCTGACGTCGTGCCACACGTGAGTTTATTATTTAACTGACGCCGTGTGGGCCACCACCGAGTTCTCACGTGCGGCACATAAGGTTAACCAGACAGAATGTGTCGGTTTTTTGTCCGTTTGTGTTCCTTCTGCTTTCCAGCTCCTTTACCGCTCCTTTTGTTTATCCCCACGCATTACCTATTGACTTTCTCTTtgactattttttgttttacaatccccataattataaaattcattaattacTCACCTAATTAGTTGGTggattaaataataattataataattactAGAAGTATGTAATCCCTCACTTTGTGGCGTCAAAGATTGGGACAACTAATTAAACAATTAATTTAGTTCAATGCTTTAATTAGTTAAGTTAAGATTGTCTTAGAATCGACGTGGTTGTGTTATAGTCGATGaagctttttcttcttttggttaTAATCCCTGAAAGTCTATTGTCGTGTGAAACATTGATTCCAATTAACAAACCATGAGAGGATTATGAGAAGGGTTAGGTCAAAACTCACATGAGAAATGGAGATTAGACCTTTAACCAACTCCTTTTCTTAGTCATGCACGAAACTAATTAAAcccatttttctctctttcaaaATATACTTTTTGAAAGAAAAGTTTGGGTTCCTTTTCTTGGCGAAGGGGAtttttattagcacttcaaaaatcttattctacactccaaatattttatattaagaaagaaaaatacatttgtgatgagcgtagaatgaaatttttggaacgttaataacacttcccttggCAAAAATATGTAATGTACGCATCTTTTGACAATCTCAACTTAGCCGTTCAAACATCAGCGTAATCTCGAGTTACTTGTTCAAACGTCGGTGTATATGGTACACAGTGTATTGTAGAAACTGTCTAATTGGTAATGACATTTGAGTACTAGGACAATAAGAGAATCCGATGTACATATACCAAATCGTACAAATAGGATTTGGAtgcaaaaagaaaggaagaaacctCCATGAACAAAAGACAACCGACATAACGAAGATACGTTAAGAAACCGGGAGGACTTGGATTGGAGGCTCAAAAATTGAATCGGCGTAGCTTCTCCGACAACTTCAGGAAGGGTAAAAGGTCAGCATGGGGAGCTGTACAATTGAATCGAGGCTTACTTCTTTCTTTACATTCCTACATTGTTGCTGCCTAAATCCATTAGAATCGTCAATCTCCTTGCCGTTTTCATGAAATCACTGCAACTTCAACAATAATTTGATCAATATATTACCTTACAAACGAttcatttgataattaaaaggacaaaaacCTCCGTCCTTTGGAGCCATTACACGATTCAATGGGAATTGATCCGTACCTGAAAGGTTCATCTCCAACGTGTTTAACTGCACCAGTACCATCTCGATAGAGCACATGGTTCAGTGTCTCAGAATTGTCTATGCCAAACATATCCGCCAGTTTTCTGTACAATTCATCATAGGACCCAAGAAGTGAAAGGTCAAGAGTACGACCTACATCTTCTGATTCCATGAAGACTTTACAGTGACCAGTTTCCAGATTTGGTTCGGTTTCATGTCGATTATCCTTATACCAATGGAAACCCTCACAAGATGAGCGCTCTTGTATGCTTTGTTGAAGTGCAGATCCAGAATTGTCAGAATGATTTGCCATTTTATCTGCATTCCCATCTGACGAACTATTTCCAGTAAGAACTGGTGAGACTGTATCGCCAGAGCTGCTCAGAGAGATCTGCTGCTCGGTAAGTATTGGCCGACCAAAGAGTATGAGCTGCGTTGGCTTTACATCATCAGGTTTCTTTGACGTCTGGGTAGAATGTGACATAGTCAATAAGCAAGAAAGATTCTCGCTCATGGTAGGCTTCTGAATCATAGTGTTATTGGAGAATTTAGTGGGTGCAGCAGCATGATCAAGTGGCGGGAAACCAGCCGGAAATAGACCTGTGTGCAGTTTATTGAGGTGCATATCTGATAAGGATAGACCATAATGAGCATGCCTGGCTCCCTGCATGCCAGCAGGAGTTTTGTCGGGCAGACAACCAAAGGGGCTGCTGGGTCCAAGGAGGTTGCCGGAAAACGTCGGCATTGGAAGTTGGCCTTCGAAAGGGAAATCTGGGTGTTGTGGTAGCCTCATCTTCTTTCTTGGGGGTGAGAAGGGTGTCAGATGGATCGCGGGCATGTTGGATACCAATTCTACCAACCATGGGCTAACGCGTTTCACATTTTGAAGTAAATCGGGTTCATCCCAGGTAACCTGAAACATAAGAGATCAGAAAACCAAAGGGAATTAAAGCAGAGCAAAACACTCCTACCGTGTTCGTGTTAAAAAAACCTCAACGGTACCAACCATACGATGGAAGTGGACTTCCCAAATGTTTTGTTGCCAAAAACCATGACTCTTCCCAGACGTAATTGGTCAGAAAAGAGCACACATCAAAATTAGCTAATTTGGTATGGAAtaggaaaatgaaaattgaagctGGAACCCCAAAGAAATCGCTACGGAAGTATAAACAGCAGCCTAAAAACTGATAAGCTCGTAGAAAAGCAGATAAAACTAGAGGAAAATAAGGGGAAGTGAACTGAAAGGAGTTAAAAGAAAGGCAAATGGATCAAATAACAAATGGATTATGGTATGCAGATTGATTTTCTTAATTCTGATTGGAAAATTGTCAACGAAAAATACCGCCCTCActtgaaaagtaaaataaaaattactaaCCGATATCGGAGAACCATAATTACAGAGTacatgagagaaagagagtagtACCTGGAGAAGCCTCCACGGTGACTCGGGCCAGCGCAAAGGCTCAGCAACCTGAACAGAGGATATAGTTCCCATGAACCAACTTATCCGGGAAGAATCCTCAGTTTCAAAGGCCATCTTGAATCTCATTCCAGGACACCACCGGATCTGCAATGCTGCTTTCACCAACGAAGACTTCACACAGAATTCTGGGGTACTTGCTCGAGGGTAGTAAATAACCTCAAAGGGCTGTCCGTTTGCAGCAAGTGTTGCAGCTTCAAAAACCGATTCAGGCCCGACTTTCCCCTTACCCATTAGACTTCCATTCGAATTAGAGCCATTACCATGGCCGTTTTTCATTAGTTTGTTCTCATCCTCCCTCAAAAACGCCGAGAATCCACCATATGGCACAGTACAATTCCCACCCGTTGGATTCCACCCTGAAGATGACTCTGATCCACCTCCAATTCCCCTCTTTGCGCGACGAATTCCGACACAGAGATCACCATTCTCTGCCCTCAAAAACACAATTGAGTCCCCAGAAACAAGCTTCTTGTGGTTCACAAAGGTACTCCATCCTGTGGTCAATAGATGCCGCCTAGGGGTCCCTCTGTAAATGTGCCTAAACTTCCATGTTTCCCCATGGACATCCTTAGCAAGGATTGTCTGAACAGGGGGATCGGCAGAGTAATCCAATCGCGGAAAGATGGTTTCTGCACAATATCTCGGAACAGAGAACCCACCCCCATTGTTTGCATCGGATTGTGTCAACGTCTTCGCAAAGGAGGCTGGTTTATCCGGTGTTTCAGTCCCATTAAGCCCTCCAATTCCATCATCCTCATAACCTGCCTCGGCCCCATTCAAAGGAACCAACCTAATTTTTGCATAAACCTCATCAGTCTCAGGATCAGCCATGAACTTAATGGCGGCGACCCGGCAAAGTATATGAGGAGGAACTCTTGGGCAGTTCCTGAAATCAACAGGTCCACAGGCATGCTCAGCATGGCCCTGAGGGAAGTAGAAGACCTTGGCATTCACCGGAGGCATTTGAACCATGCCTCCGGCGCAGGCATGCCATAGCTGAGGATCTAAGCACCTATCCCCCTCCTTCAGTTTCTCTTTTGAATCCATAAACGTGATCATATCAATTTCTTCAACTAAAATAAgcaaaatttgcaaaaataaaacccTCCTCTTCCAGCTCTCAGTAAATGCTGCAAACCACATTAACCACCCAAATTAGGCATACAACTTACAGAATTCAATCAAACCgtacaaacaacaacaaaacagaaacaatCAATCTCATAAATGAAGTGCATTTCATAAATTTCTTACCTTATAAACAAGGCATGAATTCGAAACCGAAAAGCCGAAAAAGAAAGCTTCTTTCTTGCCACGTTTGCTCTAGAAAACATtcacaaaatcaaattttcccAACAAGAAAACCTGgacttcaaagttcaaatccatttcttttatttttcttaattcagTAAATTCAAAGGGGGTTCAATTGCCCTGGCACGCCATTAAACCCACctacaaaacccaaatcccAAGCAGCTCCAATTCAACACTGAATTCGCAATCTCAAAACCCTAATCTCTCTCCTTACTGAACCAGTCCAAACCCaccaatttttttcaaacaaaaaaaaacactcagACTCAAAAACTGAAGAAACACTCTGCTCTTCTGGAAATTCGAATCCGCCGAGCCCTCAGAAGCTCAGCCGTCGGAGAAAAATTCAGGATCTGCGGGGGGGGTCGAGCCTTTACTTTCCAAGTCCGGCGAAAACCGAGAGCTCGGAGCCACTTCTAAGCCGCCGGGAAGTTCAGAGCAGAAAAAATCTCCGACGGAAAAGAGGAAGGAGAATCGTCGGCGCCGAAAACCTCTCAGAATCTTCGTCGTCTTGTTGGCTTGAAAGATTTCAATCACCAACGACTGTTTGGCCAACACAGAAGAAGATAAAAAGCCATagacagaaagagagagagagaggagagagaggagagaaacgTTTAGGAAGCAATCGTCCAAGAGCTTCACTCAGCAaataaaaacaccaaaacataaaataaataaatgaaaatatataaacaaaaaagtTTCCACTTTCAATTGTTACTGCAAATATCAAGCAGTGGAGTCTGTGTCACTGTTCTTGTTAGAAGCATTTACCACCATTGGTAAATTCCATGAAAATATGCTTTCCCTTTTAAATTTACCTAGCCTATTCCGACAGTTTGGCTCTCATGCTGACGTGGTGTGTCAAATTTACTCGTTAACATATACACGTATTTATGGTTCGGAATTCACCGTTTAGAATTTGATGGTTAGATATCAACATAAACAAAACTATATACATTACGCATTTCATAGTTGTATCAACATGCTTGGTTTGGACATTAGGATCAACAAGAGTTTATACATGATGTGTTTTATGCATTGTATCATCATCACATTGTATAGCTCGCATATAATGTTCAACTAAAACATAACATATGTTGACATGGTATATTAGACTTATTTGGTGACTTTTACTCATAAATCGTATATTCAGTCAGCAATCTTGCACTTGAAATTTGACACTAGGACATCAAGGTTAATGCGTGTCTAAATGGTATATGTTTCATCTATTACATAATTTTGATACGTTATATCGATAGCATATTATATTTACATACAAACTCGATATGAAATCCGTAATgatatgcgtgtgtgtgtggcGTGTTTTAGTGTCGTATTAGCACACCACGTCACATTATATTACAATAACTTCTCATATGTAAagtcgaatttttttttttatatctcgTGTCGTGAAATTGATTAAATTGTTTTCAGTCTAAATACGTAATTGAGATTgacatgtgttttttttttacaactcAAAATTTCTTAGATAGTTGGGCATAGACcaccacaaaaagaaaaatgcttACTTTCACTTTTTTTAGTAAAttgatatatttttacactaaggggacaGAGAGTTCagctaagtcacacaatggacaatctaatttgatatcgaattcacTATCTATGAGATTCAAACATAAAACTTATCACTTTTAAGTGAAAGATGAATACCAACGAAtcataatactaaatgacaGTTTTACTTAAGCATGGGACGATATAATTTTCAATTAGAAAGTTTAACATTTAGACTATCAAATTTTTAATTCGGATTTTTTGTGTCTTACCTTTTTCTTCGGATCTGAAGAAACAGTGTGTATCTTGAGAAGCCAGCAAAACAACAAAGATCTTTAAGGAAGCCACACCTTCTGTAATTTCCTCTTTTTCTATTCGTACCAatagtttattatttttttaattctgcTCTCAGCAATCAAACAggctttcatttttttattattataattttttggattAGAAAAGCATGGATTTCCGTGTCCCGCGAGAAATTCGAATCCAAAGTCTCGCGAGCGTGGGTTAAGTGTTCGCTTTTCAGGTGCGCGCTCAAATCAAGGCAAGGCAGTCGTTAACACCTAACCATGGTTAAATGTAGCAATAACAAAATTCATTTAGTCAAATGACAATTGCtacttatttatttgttaattaataACAATGACCTTGCTGAatcccaacaaaaaataaaaaataaaaaatgacttGATACAACAATATTGACATTGGGGACAAGTTATAGGGTaatgaaaaatagaatatattttgtaaattacatAATGTGACAGTTTATGATTAGATTTTTTATCTTTACCTAGTtgattagaccatctccaaatgagCTGTCATGTACACCAAATAGGACCAAAGGATATCAAGGTATTTTTCAATAGAAATGTCATTATGATGTGACAACCGAGTCATTTGACTCTTTACTTtttaactttcttttttttttataacaaacaaAGATGGAgtgaaatatatttattttaatttataggatgaaaactaaaataaattttaaattattttttaatagttaatgtaacaATTGGGcgtaatatattaataaaataaatatttaacaaaTCAATTGAAAATAAAGATGATTTAACATTTATATTCAATTGAATACATCAGCCACCAAAAAAACTTTTGACTTATTATAAATAGTTAGATGAGGCCATAAATTTGACTCACACAAATTCGAAGTCCGCGATATATATTTGTCATTAGCAAGGATGAAacaaaaaatgttaaaatgaGTGGGGGACATTTTGCTATATAACAACAAAACTAAGGCTTCCAAAGAATACattaaattgaaatttgttaAACTTCAAAGATGCCATTAACATGAGTTGAATTAGGAAAAATGACTTCTCTCTTATAGGTAATAGCTTAGTTAGTAGGTTCGTATATAATATGTGTACATGTACATgtacatatgtatttttttaaaacactctcGTTAGTTGTACACGTTTCAATGATTtgtaaaattaaacattttcaAAATCAGGAGTGTATTATACATGTACGTATGTACTTCACATCATACATGTTTCCCAGATGTATTTTTACACAACTTTCAGTATACATATGAAATTCATGTATTCTACATGTAATTTAAcctattattaaaaatatataaatattaaaattttgattatggCCAAATTTTCGTAGTATTTATTTAGTAAAGTTATCTAATAATACGTGTACGTATTTTCATGCATAATATCCGTTTCGTTTCTTACTAACTGTGAGCGCTGCTAAAAATAGAAGATTCTACATATTTAAAATTAGTTGGACTGAGATAAATATCAAAAACctataattatattatattaatggAAGGACGGAGGGTTCAAACTATTACAATAGCTTAGGAAATGGAAGAGCTTTGAACTCGGAAGACATAGGTAGAAATCAAACATCCTATTCACTAGGTTATTGAACCATGTTTATATCTCTtggttttcttttgatttgttcaatCCAGAAACTAGTCACAAATAAAAATGTGCATTAGGAGAACAAAGGTGCGAGAAAATCACTTTCTTatatcaaaatgataaaaactcAACAAGTATATAAATCCTTTAATGAACAAAAAGTGCCCAAGATTAAGTTGGATTATAGCCTAGGGCACGAAGTTGTAGCTCCATCTTTCATTGCGGGTGAGTTAACCGTCTATTGTAAAGTGTGTTGGTAAAAAATCATATCATTTGTATGAAACTATGGTTTAGCTAAACTATGGTTTATATGAAACTATGAGCCATCAATTACTAGTTAGGAAGAACTAGTCTTGTTACCTTTGAGTGATCATATGTCGAGTGGGAGAAGTCCCTTCGATTTATCACCTCCAAGCCGACCTGATCGTGACAAGACGTATAATCCCATTACATAATGTTTGCATTTCTTTTTACTTAACTTTCGTTTTGGTAGTCATTGTGTTGTAAACTAGGGCCATGATCACAAAGTTGGGAAGGACCAATGGACAATGTTACAAACCCCAAAAGATGGAGACGTCCTAACCAAAGACATGAGCTCCTCTATTGGGGACCTACCAACTCATAGCCGATTAGATAATTGCAGAAAGAAAGTGGttgggggcaccaaaattaCAAAACCAGACCCTCACAGCTCCACTTCCCCCCacatatttaatattttgcaTCAATAGAGTTGTAACCTTACCTAGCTAGCTAACACCATGTATTATATTTCACATGTCCATTTTAGGTGGGTTTTTTCGGAAAGTGATCATCTTCGGATCTCTTCTTCCTAATCCACTAAGTTTGGAGATCCggactgttgaaatttgattcaacggctacaaacaagagCTCacattaaaagttataataactttagccgttggatcaaatttcaacgatccggaTCCCTggacttggtggattaggaggaaaggatccggagaggatccctttccggtTTTTTTGTCCCTCAATTTCTTGACGGTAATGCTACACTTACTATTTAAATATACCATATTTACCGTACCAATTTATGTGGCATCTTAATTGTACAGTCTAGGCgtaatttcagttttttattttctgcttaAAGGCAACAAATTTACTCCTTTCACCTTCACCGTTCTCTATCCCCCATCCCTCCACCTAGTTTAGTTTTGGGGATCAAAACGTATAATTCAGATGAAGGTCGAAGCCAGAAGGTTCGCAATACATGGCTTTCGATACAGATTTTCTTCAAGTCAGAGGAACGGAGGTAAAAGAAAATGATCGATATACATGTGTCCAACCTTCCCTTGGAAAAGCCCCGGAAGTAGAAGAGAAGAGCCAAAGATTGTGTCCAatctttttcatatttgtatTTGATGTGATCTATGAAATCCAAAGATTG from Pyrus communis chromosome 9, drPyrComm1.1, whole genome shotgun sequence harbors:
- the LOC137745009 gene encoding auxin response factor 18-like isoform X2, coding for MITFMDSKEKLKEGDRCLDPQLWHACAGGMVQMPPVNAKVFYFPQGHAEHACGPVDFRNCPRVPPHILCRVAAIKFMADPETDEVYAKIRLVPLNGAEAGYEDDGIGGLNGTETPDKPASFAKTLTQSDANNGGGFSVPRYCAETIFPRLDYSADPPVQTILAKDVHGETWKFRHIYRGTPRRHLLTTGWSTFVNHKKLVSGDSIVFLRAENGDLCVGIRRAKRGIGGGSESSSGWNPTGGNCTVPYGGFSAFLREDENKLMKNGHGNGSNSNGSLMGKGKVGPESVFEAATLAANGQPFEVIYYPRASTPEFCVKSSLVKAALQIRWCPGMRFKMAFETEDSSRISWFMGTISSVQVAEPLRWPESPWRLLQVTWDEPDLLQNVKRVSPWLVELVSNMPAIHLTPFSPPRKKMRLPQHPDFPFEGQLPMPTFSGNLLGPSSPFGCLPDKTPAGMQGARHAHYGLSLSDMHLNKLHTGLFPAGFPPLDHAAAPTKFSNNTMIQKPTMSENLSCLLTMSHSTQTSKKPDDVKPTQLILFGRPILTEQQISLSSSGDTVSPVLTGNSSSDGNADKMANHSDNSGSALQQSIQERSSCEGFHWYKDNRHETEPNLETGHCKVFMESEDVGRTLDLSLLGSYDELYRKLADMFGIDNSETLNHVLYRDGTGAVKHVGDEPFSDFMKTARRLTILMDLGSNNVGM
- the LOC137745009 gene encoding auxin response factor 18-like isoform X1, which encodes MITFMDSKEKLKEGDRCLDPQLWHACAGGMVQMPPVNAKVFYFPQGHAEHACGPVDFRNCPRVPPHILCRVAAIKFMADPETDEVYAKIRLVPLNGAEAGYEDDGIGGLNGTETPDKPASFAKTLTQSDANNGGGFSVPRYCAETIFPRLDYSADPPVQTILAKDVHGETWKFRHIYRGTPRRHLLTTGWSTFVNHKKLVSGDSIVFLRAENGDLCVGIRRAKRGIGGGSESSSGWNPTGGNCTVPYGGFSAFLREDENKLMKNGHGNGSNSNGSLMGKGKVGPESVFEAATLAANGQPFEVIYYPRASTPEFCVKSSLVKAALQIRWCPGMRFKMAFETEDSSRISWFMGTISSVQVAEPLRWPESPWRLLQVTWDEPDLLQNVKRVSPWLVELVSNMPAIHLTPFSPPRKKMRLPQHPDFPFEGQLPMPTFSGNLLGPSSPFGCLPDKTPAGMQGARHAHYGLSLSDMHLNKLHTGLFPAGFPPLDHAAAPTKFSNNTMIQKPTMSENLSCLLTMSHSTQTSKKPDDVKPTQLILFGRPILTEQQISLSSSGDTVSPVLTGNSSSDGNADKMANHSDNSGSALQQSIQERSSCEGFHWYKDNRHETEPNLETGHCKVFMESEDVGRTLDLSLLGSYDELYRKLADMFGIDNSETLNHVLYRDGTGAVKHVGDEPFSCSDFMKTARRLTILMDLGSNNVGM